The DNA sequence ACACTCCGTTCAGCGTGGGGGACAGGAAGGGCGGGGTGCCGCCGCTGTAGTCCGCGTTGTAGCCGACGGTCGCGGTGCCACCGGTGCCGAGCTTGCCGTTCCACGAGGCGTTGACGACCCGTACGGTGTCGCCGGTGTCGGTCCAGGTCGCGTTCCAGCCCTGGCCGACGGTCACCCCCGGCGCGGAGAACGTCAGTGTCCAGCCGTCGAGGGGCGTTCCCCGGTTCTCGATGACGACCTCGCCGGTGTAACCGTTCTGCCACGAGCTGACCACCCGGTGCGTCACCGTGCACGAGCCGTTGCCCGTCGGGGTCGTCGGCGTTGTCGGCGTTGTCGGGGTTGTCGCGGTCGTGGTGGCGCTCGTCGGCGTGGTGCTGGCCGGCGGCGCACCGGCGGCCGCCAGGTCGTAGGCCCGCTGCGGGACGAACTGCCCGGCCGCGGCGAGGCAGCCGTCGGCTTCGCCCGGTGGCTTGACCCAGAGGTACGCGGCGATCTGCGCGTCACCCGTGGCGTCGGTGCTGGGCGTGCCGATGGCCCGTCCCGCCGGGTCGCACCACTCGCTGCCCAGCGGCCCGTTGCCGTTGCGGCTCGTGTCGATCACCGCGCGCAGCCGCCCGTCGCCCACCGCGTTCAGCACCGCCTTGGCGAAGCCCGCCTCGTCGCCGGTCGAGCGGTAGTTGGACACGTTGGTGGCGATGCCGTCGGCGCTGTTCGAGATGTCCGCGGCGCGCACCCGCGACGCGGCCTCGGCGGGTGAAAGCCACGCGGAGTGGCCGATGTCGAAGTACACCTTCGTCTGCGTCGAACCGGACTTGAGTTTCTTGCCCGCGTAGGCCACCGACGCCTTGGTCTGGTTCTGCTGGTCGGCCGACTGGCAGTTCGACATCAGCGCGAGCACGTCGGGCTCCAGCACGATCGCCGCGGGGCGGCCCGCGATGCCGGCGGCCACCTGGTCGATCCACGCCCGGTAGGCGTCGTGGGACGGCGCGCCGCCGCCACTGGCCCCGCCGCAGTCGCGGTTCGGGATGTCGTAGACGACCATGATCGGGACCTTGCCCGCAGCCGCGGCGGAGCCGACGTAGGCGTCGACCTCGGCGCGCACCGCCGAGGTGTTGGTGGTGGTGAACCACCTTCCCTGCGGGGTGGCGGCGACGCGGTCCCGGATCATCGGTGTCCGCGAGTCGCCGGGGTTCGCGGCGACCCACTGGGCCGCGTTCGTGCCCGGGTCGACGTAGAACGGCGAGGAGGCGGCCTGGGCGCTGCCACCGACCGTGAGTGCGGTGGCGCCGGCGAGGAGCGTCGCGCCGAGGGCCGCGACGGCGAACTTGGTGCTTCTCTTCCCGGGCCCGCCGGGGATCCGGTCCGGCCGGCCGTCTCGCGCGGCCGGATGGGTGGTGCGTCCGTGGGGAACGCGTACCTGTTTCGTCGCTCTCATGAGTCCTCACAGCGTCGTCGGCGTTGGCGACTGGGAGCGCTCCCATATCGGCCCACTGTAACCGGCGTGAGGCGGACGGGAAAGGGGTCCTTCGGTCCCGGCTGTCTTCCGGGCGGGCAGGAAGCCGCGGCGCGGAGGGGAACCGGCCGGACCGTGGTGCGGGAGGCCGGCAAGATCCTCTCGGCGATCGGCCGGGTGTGAGCCGGCCGGTTCGACCGCGGTGACGTCGACTTCCCCTCGGCATCGCCACCGCCTCGCGGCCGTGCGCGAGGCTGTCACCTGCAGCGCCAATCGAACTTCATCAGCAGGTTAGGCGCGATCGACGAGCGCCGCCTCTCCGGGAGCCGACCGCTCAGTCCTTTGTGGACTGCGTCATTCGCCGAGTCACGGCTCGTCGCGCGCACCTCGGGATGATGCCGTCCTCTCGGGGAGGAACCCGGCCGGGTTCCTCCCCGAGAGGACGGACGTGGCTAGCGCTGCAGCGTCAGGACGCCCGGCCGCCACGGCAGCTGGTCGTACGGGCCGCTCGCGCTGGGGGACTTGCCCTGGTAGAGCAGCTGCAGGTTGCAGGCGTCGACGGTCATGGTCTGGTCCGGATTGGTGCGGACCAGGTCACCGTGGCTGATGTCGTTGGTCCAGCCGGCGCCGCTGTTGGCCTTGCCCGCGAACGGATTGCTTTCGCTGGCGGCCTGCGGGGTCCACGAGCCGTTCAGGCTGCTCGCCGTGAACGAGCGGAAGTAGCGCCCGTTCGCGCCGATCGCCTCGACGATCATGAGGTATTGGCTCTGGCCCTGCACTTTGTAGACCTGGACCGCCTCGAACAGGTTGTTCGTCGAATCGCTCAAGACGGTCGTGTACGACGAGCCGAAGCTGCCCGGGAAGTTCCCGATCGGCATGCTCGCCCGGTAGATCTTGCCGTTGTCACCGGCGAAGAACAGGTACATGTTCGAGCCGTCGGCGATCAGGGTCTGGTCGATCGGGCCGGTGCCGGAGCCGGAGATGCTGCCGGTGAACAGCGGCTGCGGCGAGGACCAGCCGTTGGGGTTGGTGGGATCGCTCGACGTGCGGTAGATGAAGGGCCAGGCGCCCCACTGGTAGGCCAGCACCCAGATGTTCTTCGGCGCGAAGTAGAACAGCGTGGGCGCCACCGCGGCCGAGCTCATCCCGTTCTGGCCGGCC is a window from the Amycolatopsis sp. NBC_00355 genome containing:
- a CDS encoding glycoside hydrolase family 6 protein, with product MRATKQVRVPHGRTTHPAARDGRPDRIPGGPGKRSTKFAVAALGATLLAGATALTVGGSAQAASSPFYVDPGTNAAQWVAANPGDSRTPMIRDRVAATPQGRWFTTTNTSAVRAEVDAYVGSAAAAGKVPIMVVYDIPNRDCGGASGGGAPSHDAYRAWIDQVAAGIAGRPAAIVLEPDVLALMSNCQSADQQNQTKASVAYAGKKLKSGSTQTKVYFDIGHSAWLSPAEAASRVRAADISNSADGIATNVSNYRSTGDEAGFAKAVLNAVGDGRLRAVIDTSRNGNGPLGSEWCDPAGRAIGTPSTDATGDAQIAAYLWVKPPGEADGCLAAAGQFVPQRAYDLAAAGAPPASTTPTSATTTATTPTTPTTPTTPTGNGSCTVTHRVVSSWQNGYTGEVVIENRGTPLDGWTLTFSAPGVTVGQGWNATWTDTGDTVRVVNASWNGKLGTGGTATVGYNADYSGGTPPFLSPTLNGVSCS